ACCTGCCGAAGGAGGTGTGAGCTGGCCGGCCGGCGACTGATCGCATCAGGGCTCATAACGATGCTGGTCGCTGCAGCCCTGGCCGGCTGCACCGCATCGCAACCCGGACCGTCCGTCAGCCCGACGATCTCGACAGCCACCTGGCCGACCGCGCAGATCTATCACACGGGTCGCGCCTCCGTGATGCTGACCGTCCCGGCAGGAGCCCGCTCACTCCAGCTCGCTTTCAGTTGCACCTCCGGTCTCTACTCGGTCGGGCCTGAGGTTGACCCGCCTCGAGACGGCATGTGCGGTGGCGCGCAGAGATTCGACTTCGACATCCACAGCGTCGCGACGGACACCCGTCTCACCATAGATTTGGTCGTTCCCGACGCCACTCGGCTTGCTGCGACCATGAACTTCAGCACCTCGGCTTTCACCCCCGATCGGGTGACTTCTAAGGAATGCGCCGCCCTCAGCGCGATCCAAGACGCCTATTTGAACGCCGACCAGGGACATGACCACGGTGACGTCTCGGATCTGCAGTGGAGTCAACTGACGGCCTCGGCAAAGACAGATGTCGCAACTCTGGCGGCCCAGACGAAGAAGAGTCCTTCATCGGCCGGCCTGCTCGGTACTGTCATCCCCTCCCTTGCGGAATGGCTGACAGGGGCAGGGGATCACCCCGGCGGAGTACTGCATGCTCCCCCGGGAGATTTCACGGTGGCAGAGATCCTCGCGGGGCAGATCTGCAGCTCCAACGGAACGTCGATCGTCATCCACTCCAAATACGGTGGCTGAGCACCACATAGATCCAAAACGGGAAAAGGCTGTGGTGATTGCGAGAATCCACTCTGCTCGGGCAGCGACAGTCGTGCTGCTCGTGGCGATTGGACTTACCGGGTGCAGTCCGTCAGATGTTCATGGCCACGCGTCTGCGGCTCGACCGGACTCGTCCAGCACACCTTCCTCGACCTCATCACCGACGTCATCCGGAGAACCGTCTGCCGTCGGGGAGCTCCATCGACCCGGAGACACGGCTCCGCTCGCGCACGTGCGGATCTCGAACGAAGACGGTGATTGGACTGCGCAGATCAGCCCGCTTCCAAGTTCGTCGCCCACACCCGAGTTCATCATCACGCCTCAAGCACTTGATCCGAGTGCCACGTGTTTCGACACAGGGCGGATGTTCGACTTCGGAACCGTCCAGAGCACGCCGATAACGCTCAAAGGACTCCACAACTTCACAAACGACGTGCCCGCTTACCTGAAAACGGTGGTTCTGACGAACCCCGCGGGCATCACGAACGAATGCACGTCTCCAATCGTGGCGTTGGCCACCTTGAACTGGGTCGCTCAATAGACGGGAAGCCGTTGCCCGCAAAACGCCACCGGCCCGGGGCGACCCGCAGGGAGGTCATCGAATCCCGGATGCCTAATTGATTGGACGAGTAATGCCACCAGTTCGACCGCGCCGATCCCACGGTCGGGGCAACGCAGTCGGTAACAGGGCCTTCCGGGGTCGATCGGAGAAAAAATGGTCTGACCCGCGGAGGAAAGGCGAGAACGCAGTCTTCCCGCGAGACTACTCATTAGTCAGCAGCGAACGTGGGCCGTTTATAGAACCCACCGTGGCTACCCTGGTGACGGGCGCGGAGAACGATTTCTCAACTAGGGCCACCAACCCGCCGCACAACCTCCACAACCCGCTCCCACGCCTCTTCGGTCGGCTCGCTGAGCGCATACGACGTCGCCCACACCCCGCTCTCGTCGTCAAGCCTCGCCTCCGGACTCACCCCGAGCGTGGAGTAACGCACCTTGTCGACCTGCCCGCTCCGGAAGAACACCACGACTTTCCCGTCCCGCGCATACCCCGGCTGACCGTAATAGAGCTTGGGCGAGAGCCCCGGAGCGACCTCCGCGACGATCGCGTGCAACCGTTGAGCGAGCTCGCGGTCGCCGTCGGGCATCTCGGCGATCTTCGCGAGCACGTCCGCTGCGTCGGCGGCTGCCTTGTCGGCGGCTTTCGCCCGCTTGGCCTCCGCTTTGAGCTCTGCAGCGCGCGACTTGATCGCGGCTCGCTCCACGGCCGAGAGTCCACCGTTCTCGTTCGTGTCGGTCATGTCGCCGCTCCTTGGTCCTACTCGCAGCTCGGAGTCGCATCCACGCTACCGAAGGACGCGGCGTCTGGGGGAGTGGGCGGAGTCAGCCTGGCTCCGTGGAAAGCGATCCACGCTCCCTGAGCTCGTGGACGGGAACGCAGCCGATTCACCCTCATTCGAGTGGCAGAACCCGATGTCCCCACCGACTAAAGTGATCCCGCCGCCCGGCCCGTTCCACACGCGCCGAGCCCATGCGGCGACGAGGGGGAGACGTGGGTT
This genomic stretch from Leifsonia sp. EB41 harbors:
- a CDS encoding DUF1801 domain-containing protein — translated: MTDTNENGGLSAVERAAIKSRAAELKAEAKRAKAADKAAADAADVLAKIAEMPDGDRELAQRLHAIVAEVAPGLSPKLYYGQPGYARDGKVVVFFRSGQVDKVRYSTLGVSPEARLDDESGVWATSYALSEPTEEAWERVVEVVRRVGGPS